A genomic region of Aspergillus oryzae RIB40 DNA, chromosome 1 contains the following coding sequences:
- a CDS encoding putative ubiquitin ligase complex F-box protein GRR1 (leucine rich repeat proteins, some proteins contain F-box), producing the protein MPRSRQPARFSSEAPSESSSSTSPDRNVDDDTDFFTAQANDSQSSVGGIATSRDVHAQNEHYVLPPIGRLPPELLIAIFAKLSSPADMLSCMLVCRGWAANCVGILWHRPSCSNWVNMKSITMTVGKEDSFFSYSDLIKRLNLSALMEEVSDGTVVPFAQCNRIERLTLTNCSKLTDKGVSDLVEGNRHLQALDVSDLRSLTDHTLYTVARNCPRLQGLNITNCVKVSDDSLIVVSENCRHIKRLKLNGVIQVTDRAITSFARNCPAILEIDLHDCKSVTNRSVTSLMATLSNLRELRLAHCTEINDLAFLELPKQLSMDSLRILDLTACENIRDDAVERIISSAPRLRNLVLAKCRFITDRAVWAICKLGKNLHYIHLGHCSNITDAAVIQLVKSCNRIRYIDLACCVRLTDRSVQELATLPKLRRIGLVKCTLITDRSISALARPKASPHSSISSLERVHLSYCVNLTMPGIHALLNNCPRLTHLSLTGVQEFLRDELTKFCREAPPEFTHQQRQVFCVFSGDGVKQLRDHLNRTVPPAREMNEATMYDDDEELDEDEGQVTGLMHATAINDDDDDYIDIGHPQG; encoded by the exons ATGCCCCGCTCACGGCAACCCGCTCGGTTCTCGAGCGAAGCTCCTTCCGagtcgtcatcctcgacatCCCCGGACCGGAACGTTGATGATGACACCGACTTCTTCACAGCCCAGGCAAATGATTCGCAATCATCTGTTGGTGGCATTGCGACCTCCCGTGACGTACACGCACAAAATGAGCATTATGTGCTTCCGCCGATCGGACGTCTTCCCCCGGAACTCCTGATCGCCATATTTGCCAAGCTCAGCTCGCCGGCCGATATGTTGAGCTGCATGCTGGTGTGTCGAGGATGGGCTGCTAATTGTGTCGGAATACTGTGGCACCGACCGTCTTGTAGCAACTGGGTCAATATGAAGAGCATTACGATGACAGTTGGGAAAGAAGATAGTTTCTTCTCGTACTCCGATTTGATCAAGAGGCTGAATCTTTCTGCGCTGATGGAGGAGGTCAGCGACGGCACTGTTGTCCCCTTCGCACAATGTAACCGGATCGAGCGGTTGACATTGACCAACTGCTCGAAACTTACAGACAAGGGAGTATCGGATCTAGTGGAAGGCAATCGACATTTGCAAGCCCTAGATGTCTCGGATCTGCGTTCTCTTACGGATCACACTTTATACACAGTGGCCAGGAACTGTCCTCGGCTTCAGGGGCTTAACATCACCAACTGTGTCAAAGTGTCAGATGATTCGTTAATTGTCGTATCGGAGAACTGTCGACACATCAAAAGA TTGAAACTTAACGGTGTCATACAAGTTACGGACAGAGCGATCACATCGTTTGCTCGGAACTGCCCGGCTATCCTTGAGATCGACCTGCACGACTGCAAGTCTGTCACTAATCGTTCCGTAACTTCCCTCATGGCTACCCTTTCCAACCTCCGCGAACTACGGCTCGCGCATTGCACAGAGATAAACGATCTAGCATTCCTGGAACTCCCAAAGCAACTCTCCATGGACAGTCTCCGTATTCTTGATCTGACAGCCTGTGAGAACATCAGAGACGACGCTGTAGAGCGCATAATTAGTTCGGCTCCTCGCCTACGAAATCTTGTGCTTGCGAAATGTAGATTTATTACCGACCGTGCGGTATGGGCTATATGCAAGTTAGGAAAGAACTTACATTACATTCACCTGGGCCACTGTTCGAACATCACCGATGCGGCTGTGATCCAGCTTGTGAAGTCCTGCAACCGGATCAGATACATTGATTTGGCCTGTTGCGTTCGTCTGACGGACCGCAGTGTCCAGGAGTTGGCAACGTTGCCGAAACTGCGGCGGATCGGTCTGGTCAAGTGCACCTTGATCACCGATCGCAGTATCTCGGCACTAGCACGGCCGAAGGCCTCGCCCCATTCATCCATTAGTAGCCTGGAGAGAGTTCATTTAAGCTATTGTGTTAATTTGACCATGCCT GGAATCCACGCTCTACTCAACAATTGTCCTCGACTCACCCACCTCAGTCTGACCGGGGTGCAGGAATTTCTACGGGACGAGCTCACCAAATTCTGTCGCGAGGCGCCTCCGGAATTCACGCATCAACAGCGGCAAGTTTTTTGCGTATTCAGCGGTGACGGCGTCAAGCAACTCCGCGACCACCTGAACCGAACCGTCCCTCCGGCCCGGGAAATGAACGAGGCTACCATGtatgacgatgacgaagaactagacgaggatgaaggTCAAGTGACTGGCCTGATGCATGCGACAGCAATTaacgacgatgatgacgactATATTGACATTGGACATCCTCAAGGTTGA
- a CDS encoding M28 family metallopeptidase (aminopeptidases of the M20 family) — MASLRLPRANPLAFTRWPVTVITAIVYLALLIPLLVVHHVVPSAPSSPPSGLNISEAWADLQVLTNGFHPYNSRRNDVIHSWLLRRINEILDSTPLEQEYRALDEEKPDVFVFDDVYSNLTTYGGTLKDADLGVYFEGTNVIVYIRGWEDDTEHWWEAPNGVPTSRGGVLVNSHYDSVSTGFGATDDGVGVVTCLQLVKYFTTPGHAPRRGLVVLFNNGEEDFLNGARVYSQHPISKLPHTFLNLEGAGAGGRATLFRSSDFEVTGPYMRSPHPFGSVLSANGFDTGLIASQTDYVIFQGNMGLRGLDVAFMEPRARYHTNQDDTRHTSKDSVWHMLSAAVATTEGLVSDSTDRFDGAPNTDGGVPSGSGSQAVWFDLFGSTFVLFQLHTLFALLVTLLIVGPLTLLFTSIALTKADKMYLFRSSAKSEDRLDVVPLQGLRGFFRFPFLFGIPTVVTVGLAYLVTKVNPYIIHSSAYAVWSMMVAAWVFLAWFVSRVADFARPSAFHRIYTLTWMYVLSWVSAVIATVYANQRGLAGGYFIFFFHAGIFLAKWISYLELFALPSKTEYANQLRSASGRASGHGSRRGTTSGEDDGEEAEEEPTESTSLLGSGQRTTFANYVRVGGDNHAVAEEEVIDPNVYGREQAWSYALPKWTWVLQLLLTAPITLIMVGPLALLTISAISQTGQDGGHPLFAYVAIAIFTTIMLTPLLPFIHRYTYHVPLFLLAVFLGTLIYNLVAFPFSDSNRLKLYYVQEVDLDTGVNSATFAGLSPFVKDVSQELPSAAGQTVSCEWHTKRRNLLSCSWEGIAPQPVEGDHPMKDWVSFNISKSTDKPQARFEVSGLNTRACRILFDTPVKNFHVAGSAYDPRFPYDAAGVNEIRLWSRTWENQWTVDVDWDEGALKGNVVCLWSDHNQPGVLPALDEAIQFLPVWAAVTKGSDGLVEGRRAFEIGNDD; from the coding sequence ATGGCTTCACTCCGATTGCCGCGGGCCAACCCGCTGGCATTCACTCGCTGGCCTGTTACTGTTATCACCGCGATCGTTTATCTTGCGCTGCTGATTCCGTTGCTGGTCGTGCATCATGTTGTACCTTCAGCCCCCAGCTCCCCACCTAGCGGCCTGAACATCTCGGAAGCTTGGGCTGATCTTCAAGTTCTAACGAACGGCTTCCACCCATACAATTCGCGCCGAAATGATGTCATCCACTCTTGGCTACTGAGGCGGATCAACGAGATCCTGGATTCCACGCCCTTGGAGCAGGAGTACCGAGCTCTTGACGAGGAAAAGCCGGAtgtctttgtttttgatgaCGTGTACTCGAACCTGACCACTTATGGGGGTACCCTGAAGGATGCAGATCTCGGCGTCTATTTCGAAGGGACCAATGTCATTGTTTACATCCGTGGGTGGGAAGATGACACAGAGCATTGGTGGGAAGCACCCAACGGAGTACCGACGAGTAGGGGAGGCGTGCTTGTGAACTCGCACTATGATAGTGTCTCGACCGGTTTTGGGGCTACCGATGATGGCGTCGGCGTTGTTACTTGTCTTCAGCTCGTCAAGTACTTCACTACACCAGGACATGCTCCGCGACGAGGTCTCGTAGTGCTGTTCAacaatggtgaagaagatttcCTGAATGGCGCGCGCGTGTATAGTCAACATCCGATCTCGAAGTTGCCTCATACTTTCCTCAATCTGGAGGGCGCGGGAGCTGGTGGACGGGCGACTCTGTTCCGGAGCTCTGACTTCGAGGTCACGGGCCCGTATATGCGGTCGCCGCATCCTTTTGGATCGGTGCTCAGTGCCAATGGATTCGATACCGGGTTGATTGCTAGTCAAACGGATTATGTGATCTTTCAAGGGAACATGGGTTTGCGTGGTCTAGATGTTGCATTCATGGAGCCCAGAGCGAGGTATCACACGAATCAGGATGATACTCGGCATACGAGCAAGGACTCGGTCTGGCATATGCTGTCAGCGGCTGTTGCTACAACTGAGGGACTTGTATCCGACTCGACCGATCGTTTTGACGGTGCGCCGAACACCGATGGCGGCGTTCCCAGCGGATCTGGCTCCCAGGCCGTGTGGTTTGACCTGTTCGGAAGCACCTTTgtgctcttccagctccacaCGCTGTTCGCACTGCTGGTGACGTTGCTTATCGTCGGCCCCCTTACGTTGCTCTTTACGAGTATCGCCCTTACGAAAGCGGACAAGATGTATCTGTTCAGGTCATCCGCTAAGTCCGAAGACCGTCTCGACGTGGTTCCCCTGCAGGGCCTTCGGGGCTTCTTCCGCTTTCCGTTTCTCTTTGGAATCCCGACCGTCGTCACTGTGGGCCTGGCGTATTTGGTCACCAAGGTTAATCCGTACATCATCCATAGCAGTGCTTATGCGGTTTGGAGTATGATGGTGGCTGCGTGGGTCTTTTTGGCTTGGTTCGTTTCCCGTGTGGCTGACTTTGCCCGCCCGTCGGCCTTTCATCGTATCTACACACTCACCTGGATGTACGTTCTCTCTTGGGTTTCTGCGGTGATTGCTACTGTGTATGCAAACCAAAGAGGTCTGGCCGGAGGGtatttcatcttctttttccatgcCGGTATTTTCTTAGCCAAGTGGATCTCCTACTTGGAGCTCTTTGCCCTGCCGTCCAAAACCGAGTATGCGAACCAGCTCAGGTCAGCTTCAGGGCGGGCCAGTGGTCACGGTAGCCGCCGGGGTACGACTTCTGGTGAGGACGACGGAGAGgaggcggaagaagagccgACGGAGTCAACGTCCCTGCTGGGCAGCGGACAGCGGACTACGTTCGCAAACTACGTACGAGTGGGTGGAGATAATCATGCggtggcagaagaggaggtgaTCGATCCCAATGTTTATGGTCGCGAGCAGGCATGGAGTTACGCGTTGCCCAAATGGACGTGGGTCTTGCAGCTTCTTCTCACTGCTCCGATTACCCTTATCATGGTCGGACCCCTTGCGCTCCTGACGATCAGTGCCATCAGCCAGACAGGACAGGACGGGGGCCATCCGCTTTTCGCCTACGTTGCGATAGCCATATTCACGACGATTATGCTCACGCCGCTTCTACCTTTCATCCACCGGTATACCTACCACGTCCCCTTGTTCCTGTTGGCGGTCTTCCTGGGTACCCTGATCTACAACCTTGTGGCTTTCCCCTTCTCAGATTCCAACCGCTTGAAACTTTACTACGTACAAGAGGTAGACCTCGATACTGGCGTCAACAGCGCTACCTTTGCTGGACTTTCTCCGTTTGTAAAAGATGTCTCCCAGGAGCTGCCCAGCGCCGCCGGCCAAACCGTTTCCTGCGAGTGGCACACTAAGAGGAGGAACCTGCTGTCCTGCTCCTGGGAAGGGATTGCTCCGCAGCCAGTGGAGGGCGACCACCCGATGAAAGACTGGGTGTCTttcaatatctccaagtCCACCGATAAGCCGCAAGCTCGGTTCGAGGTGTCTGGACTGAACACGCGTGCATGCAGGATCCTCTTCGACACACCAGTGAAGAACTTCCACGTTGCCGGGTCTGCATATGACCCGCGCTTCCCGTATGACGCGGCCGGCGTCAACGAGATTCGACTCTGGAGTCGCACCTGGGAGAACCAATGGACAGTGGATGTGGACTGGGACGAGGGAGCTCTGAAAGGCAATGTCGTCTGTCTGTGGAGCGATCATAACCAGCCGGGGGTTCTACCGGCATTGGACGAGGCTATCCAGTTTTTGCCGGTGTGGGCGGCCGTGACTAAAGGGAGTGATGGGCTTGTGGAGGGTCGTCGTGCATTTGAGATCGGCAATGATGATTGA
- a CDS encoding putative G1/S-specific cyclin Pcl5 (cyclin), with amino-acid sequence MESPPTDPSLPPRRTRLMSSGKMTIVETIWPLSAVALRSDSTTGCKGVLPLRTFIQETLRRSRTSYSTLQVALYYLIKIKPHVPSHDLAHDQTRSKPVCRAMQCGRRMFLAALILASKYLQDRNYSARAWSKISGLNTLEINQNELMFLQAVDWKLHIPEATFQRWTDIVLKYTPGAGIIPGEGQTWRTVIPRLTPELEEIDFEPMTPTSMEGSDSGSMAGSPSPRGTSMRGSFLPSFASEPSTLPSEAPVLKRTPPTLEQASRADSFNVSLPSLPRLPTLPTPQLTPQSSMASTPAASAGSFSSHRRYFCAAMSQAQNMCMARSTLDQRPSLSFCPKTGSFDSYPTMVRRSSLARSTSSASSPDSMVSDVSTLSANSSRSSSMSSTTSGPVLPRLAIQATLRCTNNSMKESRKAVAIASPIDESSYNDIYQSPESFTGSTGHVSELSKFSLGIPVDMTSAHEAAQSLCALSGSAPRAPQTNQQSGNQRQCRKRGRAGSDDFALQNHVRHLMQSNTITEGTVLPDGNMKGLFMNAGPQRTQSLTAAQLHALNYNVPLSGPAGMKRACCGSEARKIALNPSVRADYLG; translated from the exons ATGGAGTCTCCTCCCACGGATCCATCTCTTCCGCCTCGACGAACCCGGTTGATGTCATCTGGGAAAATGACG ATCGTCGAGACCATCTGGCCCTTGTCCGCCGTAGCGCTCCGAAGTGATTCAACTACAGGCTGCAAAGGTGTTTTGCCCCTTCGCACCTTCATCCAGGAGACGCTCCGCCGGTCGCGGACCAGTTATAGCACGTTGCAAGTGGCTTTGTACTATCTGATTAAGATTAAGCCGCACGTGCCCAGTCACGATCTGGCCCATGACCAGACTCGGAGTAAGCCCGTCTGCCGGGCTATGCAGTGTGGTCGACGCATGTTCCTTGCCGCCCTGATTCTCGCCTCCAAATACCTCCAGGACCGAAACTACTCCGCCCGCGCTTGGAGCAAAATCTCCGGTCTGAATACATTGGAGATCAACCAGAACGAGTTGATGTTTCTGCAAGCAGTGGATTGGAAACTTCACATTCCCGAAGCCACTTTCCAGCGGTGGACTGATATTGTGTTGAAGTATACTCCTGGTGCTGGTATCATACCCGGCGAAGGCCAGACTTGGCGGACAGTTATTCCAAGACTTACTCCtgagttggaagagatcgacTTTGAGCCGATGACTCCCACAAGCATGGAGGGTTCCGATTCCGGATCGATGGCAGGCTCTCCGTCTCCTCGTGGTACCTCCATGAGAggctctttcctcccttctttcgCGAGCGAGCCCTCCACCCTCCCGTCGGAGGCACCTGTTCTCAAGCGGACTCCCCCAACTCTTGAGCAAGCCTCCCGAGCTGACAGCTTCAATGTATCCCTTCCGTCGTTGCCACGGCTTCCTACGCTGCCTACTCCGCAGCTGACGCCCCAGTCGAGCATGGCCTCCACTCCTGCCGCGAGTGCTGGCTCCTTCTCATCTCACCGGCGCTATTTCTGCGCTGCCATGTCCCAGGCGCAAAACATGTGCATGGCGCGGTCGACGCTCGACCAGCGCCCGTCACTTTCGTTTTGCCCGAAGACAGGCTCGTTTGATAGCTACCCCACTATGGTACGCCGGTCTTCTCTGGCTCGCTCGACCTCTTCTGCGTCTTCGCCAGATTCGATGGTTTCGGATGTCTCGACTCTGTCTGCTAACTCGTCTCGGTCCTCTTCGATGTCGTCGACTACATCGGGCCCTGTCTTGCCTCGGCTGGCCATTCAGGCTACCCTTAGATGTACTAACAATTCGATGAAGGAGAGCCGGAAGGCTGTGGCCATTGCTTCCCCCATCGATGAGAGTTCTTACAACGACATTTATCAATCCCCCGAAAGCTTTACTGGGTCTACTGGACATGTTTCGGAGCTGTCTAAATTTTCACTGGGAATTCCTGTTGATATGACATCCGCTCATGAGGCTGCCCAGAGCCTTTGTGCGTTGTCTGGTTCCGCTCCTCGTGCTCCCCAGACGAATCAACAGAGCGGAAATCAGCGCCAGTGTCGGAAACGCGGTCGCGCCGGATCTGACGATTTCGCGTTGCAAAACCACGTCCGTCATCTGATGCAGTCCAATACCATTACTGAGGGCACTGTGTTGCCCGATGGAAACATGAAAGGTCTGTTCATGAACGCTGGGCCTCAGCGCACTCAATCTCTCACGGCTGCCCAACTGCACGCTCTTAATTACAACGTTCCACTTTCTGGACCGGCAGGCATGAAGCGTGCGTGCTGCGGTAGTGAAGCGAGAAAGATTGCACTGAATCCAAGCGTGCGCGCGGATTACTTAGGTTAG
- a CDS encoding uncharacterized protein (predicted protein) — protein sequence MKGLDRGLALVSTLALLFVQAVAVPLSAAENASPDQTVLGDTYNFPSTPENNADTFEKDPEAEAAPSWFTSTLMARRLLALSTTGVASTIFSHTPKDVHVPAAVAGLSISQKEYISDCDEALPPSSGNGGNGDPTFLALEVETTFRNTAEGSNISITLDWWDHLNETEPLWPGFPLSPAGLPRVTLFGYVESFPSPVPEDTEAALRSCYLKAHPDARVWLPERPGSPHRSHWVRMVVTQVYWIGGFGGFQRIGWMNVTEWKGIRREESLPGIGDGRGWEDVRLPGEKGY from the coding sequence ATGAAGGGTCTTGACCGAGGTCTCGCCCTCGTCTCCACACTAGCTTTGCTCTTCGTCCAGGCTGTAGCGGTCCCCCTCTCAGCTGCCGAAAATGCCTCCCCCGACCAGACAGTCCTAGGCGATACCTACAACTTTCCCTCGACCCCCGAAAACAATGCTGACACCTTCGAGAAAGACCCCGAGGCAGAAGCCGCACCGTCATGGTTCACTTCCACCCTGATGGCCCGCCGACTCCTCGCTCTCTCAACCACAGGCGTAgcctccaccatcttctctcACACACCCAAGGACGTCCACGTCCCAGCCGCCGTGGCCGGCCTGTCCATCAGCCAGAAAGAATACATCTCAGACTGCGACGAGGCCCTGCCCCCTTCAAGCGGCAACGGCGGCAACGGCGACCCGACCTTCCTCGCCCTCGAAGTCGAAACCACCTTCCGCAACACCGCTGAAGGCTCTAACATCAGCATCACCCTCGACTGGTGGGACCACTTGAACGAGACCGAGCCGCTCTGGCCCGGCTTCCCGCTCAGCCCTGCCGGTCTCCCCCGCGTTACTCTCTTCGGGTACGTCGAGTCCTTCCCGTCCCCTGTCCCGGAGGACACGGAGGCGGCTCTTCGGTCCTGCTATCTTAAAGCTCACCCCGATGCCCGGGTGTGGCTGCCGGAGCGGCCGGGCTCCCCGCATAGGAGCCACTGGGTCCGCATGGTTGTCACTCAGGTTTATTGGATTGGTGGCTTCGGCGGGTTCCAGCGCATTGGGTGGATGAATGTGACTGAGTGGAAGGGTATTCGGAGGGAGGAGAGTTTGCCGGGTATTGGGGATGGACGCGGATGGGAGGATGTGAGGCTTCCTGGGGAGAAGGGGTATTAA
- a CDS encoding dienelactone hydrolase family protein (predicted hydrolase related to dienelactone hydrolase) produces MSGVSKACCSIPPIVPKGYQAKGEYKTINGLKTYVTGPENASKAILVIYDIFGFFDQTIQGADILATANEQKYRVFMPDFFEGEPADITWFPPQNDDHKQKLGNFFQTKAAPPSTLSKIPDVVSEANKLAPNGEFGSWSILGYCWGGKITALASGKDNKIFKAAVQCHPAMLAPEDAKSVSIPMAVLASKDENPKDVQDFGSNLKKENYVETFSTQIHGWMAARSNLEDAEVRKEYERGYKTVLEFLHKHA; encoded by the exons ATGTCTGGTGTTAGCAAAGCCTGTTGCTC TATCCCTCCCATTGTCCCCAAGGGCTACCAGGCCAAGGGTGAATACAAGACCATCAATGGCTTGAAGACAT ACGTCACTGGTCCGGAAAATGCCTCCAAGGCTATCCTAGTCATCTACG ACATCTTCGGTTTCTTCGACCAGACCATCCAGGGAGCCGACATTCTCGCCACTGCCAATGAGCAAAAGTACCGGGTCTTCATGCCCGACTTTTTCGAAGGCGAGCCCGCCGACATTACCTGGTTCCCTCCCCAGAACGATGACCACAAGCAGAAACTCGGCAATTTCTTCCAGACCAAGGCCGCGCCCCCAAGCACCCTCTCTAAGATCCCAGATGTTGTCTCCGAAGCCAACAAGCTCGCCCCCAACGGCGAGTTCGGGTCCTGGTCGATCCTGGGCTACTGCTGGGGTGGAAAGATCACCGCCCTGGCCTCGGGCAAGGACaacaagatcttcaaggccGCCGTGCAGTGCCACCCCGCTATGCTTGCCCCAGAAGATGCGAAGTCGGTCTCAATCCCCATGGCCGTGCTCGCgtccaaggatgagaaccCGAAGGATGTCCAGGACTTCGGCTccaacctgaagaaggagaactaCGTTGAGACTTTCTCCACTCAGATCCACGGCTGGATGGCAGCCCGTTCGAACCTCGAGGACGCTGAAGTCCGCAAAGAGTACGAGAGGGGATACAAGACTGTTTTGGAATTCCTTCACAAGCACGCTTAA
- a CDS encoding uncharacterized protein (predicted protein) — translation MSTVERDHAAKSHTGSQSSPHAHEPSAKGHNQEGVNNATPSSEYALSKKEIETLFSGAPFFLLERGKYDHHYPQVIFPFDDHDPTIQNLWDRKPLPHPSYTLCTLHAHLPVPDRWVISKDEPIHLNSWKKTGGAKRATFDIGIFEVPNMLSMNGKDPGAVGFRHFLELPVADAVRYPEEPKGKLNYIQLSSIPASEVYELMEHYHDVYALSGGAPYDRKQLLCDGPSAWKKIGVRDINLQCLVERLRTLTNLRRELLHGKKATTILDTESTRDLYSGLFTKFLYPPSKPLLADSSLAHSLKSQIKALTMTLAARNAWVDFSLPEWRLYAGQLLWEAGPHPDGDLLDPSTCSKPWMHPTLERRWLLIQMLLAAELLLRLDATVRVGILDNSKELQITVQDIDDFEKLRSGKVDWDLVVVRRFMDTFDISYRADEPDHPGFDPVEHTGNSRGEKNHEKNSRSFFENLLHRSLSGSAAESTESAWNCSLVPTYLDQQLQGLLVFGQEIGWPGLDGLRAGLESAIGSGQMSEAVTNAYNKPVHNMLPAEAGAPLSKEEMHTRSPSRRWIALHCSQDQKASVQLGGWITRSWLSGFVFPGEQISHLLMATILENDSDALAKLGPIANLYGGFAYNGMTWWSKECVVGRVLASLEDTKECLGWIRSAVVPKDAWTVQPLDNSWFEVSVQPPLSMPGKPRIRQGNKLAYESTPLGRGERVSGAFSLPLDSPLEKEPKNVVFETLTFSGKDGQSLENTPHPIVDRALMTFSIASGTDSPWKVSFQLRYNVRFITSHECRPPGNFISYHCACPTGSGTSTPSSSSSPRHHHRLPGHPLHSGYKYKHISLDSLPEHCVPDDAFLEGSHHNNHSNHSNHHKKHEVLIVDARGGHDRETFARAWCASLGYHALIGRVGRTCLACCIREARAISVKVVLRVDGGVNRSPYPSSQTLPGLKEI, via the exons ATGTCGACAGTGGAGAGGGACCATG CTGCCAAAAGTCATACGGGTTCCCAGAGCTCCCCGCATGCGCATGAACCGTCTGCGAAGGGACACAACCAAGAGGGTGTTAATAATGCTACGCCGTCATCTGAATATGCGCTcagcaaaaaagaaatcgagacTCTTTTCTCAGGAGccccattcttcctccttgaaaGGGGCAAGTATGACCATCATTACCCACAGGTGATCTTCCCCTTCGATGACCACGATCCTACTATTCAAAATTTGTGGGACCGAAAACCACTGCCTCATCCGTCGTATACTCTATGTACGTTGCATGCTCATCTACCTGTTCCAGACAGGTGGGTAATCTCCAAAGATGAGCCGATACATCTTAATAGTTGGAAGAAGACCGGAGGCGCTAAAAGAGCGACTTTCGACATCGGAATTTTTGAAGTACCAAACATGCTGTCAATGAATGGAAAGGACCCAGGAGCGGTTGGGTTTCGTCATTTCCTAGAGCTCCCGGTTGCGGATGCTGTGCGCTACCCTGAAGAGCCAAAGGGGAAATTGAATTACATACAACTTTCCTCGATTCCAGCCTCGGAGGTATATGAACTGATGGAGCATTATCATGACGTTTATGCACTGTCTGGGGGCGCTCCATATGACCGGAAACAGTTGCTCTGCGATGGCCCATCTGCCTGGAAAAAGATCGGCGTACGGGACATTAATCTACAGTGCTTAGTGGAACGCCTGCGGACGTTAACAAACCTTCGTCGTGAACTATTACACGGAAAGAAAGCAACCACGATCCTTGATACCGAATCTACCCGAGACTTATACAGTGGCCTATTCACTAAATTCCTCTACCCTCCATCCAAACCTCTGCTCGCGGACTCCAGCCTGGCTCATAGCCTCAAATCTCAAATTAAGGCTTTGACCATGACCCTCGCCGCAAGGAACGCGTGGGTGGATTTTAGTCTTCCCGAGTGGCGTTTATATGCAGGACAGCTGCTGTGGGAAGCCGGTCCTCATCCGGACGGTGATCTCTTGGACCCTTCTACGTGCTCAAAACCCTGGATGCATCCAACGCTCGAGCGCAGGTGGCTCCTTATCCAGATGCTCCTCGCCGCGGAACTGCTTCTCCGTCTCGATGCCACTGTCCGGGTGGGGATTCTGGATAATTCCAAGGAATTGCAGATCACCGTTCAAGACATAGATGATTTCGAGAAGCTACGGAGCGGAAAGGTAGACTGGGACTTGGTGGTGGTACGACGCTTTATGGATACGTTTGACATTAGCTACAGGGCCGACGAGCCTGACCATCCTGGCTTCGACCCCGTAGAACACACGGGAAACTCGAGAGGTGAAAAGAATCACGAGAAGAATTCACGCTCTTTCTTCGAAAATTTGCTCCACAGATCGTTGTCTGGCTCAGCCGCCGAGTCCACTGAGTCAGCCTGGAACTGCAGTCTGGTCCCAACATACCTCGACCAACAGCTCCAAGGGTTACTTGTGTTTGGTCAAGAGATTGGCTGGCCAGGACTTGATGGACTCAGAGCGGGCCTGGAGTCTGCGATTGGGTCGGGTCAAATGAGTGAAGCAGTCACTAATGCGTATAATAAACCAGTACACAATATGCTGCCAGCCGAAGCTGGTGCGCCTCTTAGTAAAGAGGAAATGCATACCAGAAGCCCATCCCGCCGGTGGATAGCCCTCCACTGCTCTCAAGATCAGAAGGCTTCTGTGCAGCTTGGTGGTTGGATTACCCGCAGCTGGCTGTCCGGCTTTGTTTTCCCCGGAGAGCAGATCAGCCACCTCCTCATGGCTACGATATTGGAGAATGACTCAGATGCTCTCGCGAAACTAGGGCCCATTGCAAACCTCTACGGTGGATTTGCGTACAATGGAATGACTTGGTGGAGCAAAGAGTGTGTTGTCGGTCGAGTCCTGGCCAGTCTGGAAGATACGAAAGAGTGCTTGGGCTGGATAAGGAGCGCGGTTGTGCCTAAAGATGCCTGGACAGTTCAGCCGCTGGACAATTCATGGTTCGAGGTTTCTGTTCAACCGCCTCTGTCAATGCCTGGAAAGCCGCGCATCCGTCAGGGGAATAAATTAGCGTATGAATCAACACCACTTGGGCGTGGTGAGCGAGTCAGCGGCGCATTCTCCTTACCGTTGGACTCCCCGTTGGAGAAAGAACCGAAGAACGTAGTCTTCGAGACATTGACATTCTCTGGAAAGGACGGGCAGTCATTGGAAAACACGCCGCATCCCATCGTCGACAGAGCCCTTATGACCTTTTCGATCGCCTCAGGAACTGACTCACCCTGGAAAGTCTCCTTCCAACTGAGGTACAACGTCCGGTTCATCACGTCTCACGAATGCCGCCCACCGGGCAActtcatatcatatcactGCGCATGCCCCACTGGGAGTGGCACATCAACGCCGTCCAGCAGTTCAAGCCCCCGACATCACCACCGTCTCCCAGGCCACCCTCTCCACAGCGGGTACAAATATAAACACATATCGCTAGACTCCCTCCCCGAGCACTGTGTCCCTGACGACGCTTTCCTTGAGGGCAGtcaccacaacaaccacagcAACCACAGCAACCATCACAAGAAGCACGAAGTGCTCATCGTCGACGCGCGTGGCGGCCACGACAGGGAAACCTTCGCCCGAGCGTGGTGCGCTTCACTTGGATATCATGCTCTTATTGGCAGAGTTGGACGGACGTGTCTAGCGTGCTGCATCAGAGAAGCCAGGGCTATTAGCGTGAAAGTCGTTCTGCGCGTGGATGGCGGTGTCAATCGGTCTCCGTATCCGTCTTCTCAGACGTTGCCTGGTCTGAAGGAGATCTAA